The following proteins are co-located in the Shouchella hunanensis genome:
- the kduD gene encoding 2-dehydro-3-deoxy-D-gluconate 5-dehydrogenase KduD gives MFSLNGKTALVTGTSRGLGQGMAMGLAEAGATIIGAGVSDMSETKAAIEQCGSTFIGLEADLAAAKGAENLAEQVFDLFESVDILVNNAGTIKRAEAEAFTDEMWRSVMQINLDSVFSLSREVGKRMVEQGQGSIITIASMLSFQGGLRVPAYAASKHAVAGLTKSLANEWGKKGVRVNAIAPGYMVTSNTEAVRNDEQRYESISSRIPMGRWGQPADLKGPVVFLASDASSYVNGHILAVDGGWLSS, from the coding sequence TTGTTCTCACTAAATGGAAAAACTGCTTTAGTAACAGGTACCAGTCGTGGCCTAGGTCAGGGGATGGCCATGGGCCTTGCAGAAGCAGGGGCAACGATTATTGGTGCTGGCGTAAGTGATATGAGTGAGACAAAGGCTGCTATAGAGCAGTGTGGCAGTACCTTTATTGGACTAGAGGCCGATTTAGCCGCTGCAAAAGGAGCCGAAAATCTTGCTGAGCAAGTGTTTGACCTTTTTGAAAGCGTTGACATTTTGGTGAATAATGCAGGAACGATTAAGCGTGCAGAAGCAGAAGCGTTTACCGATGAGATGTGGCGGTCGGTCATGCAAATCAACTTGGATTCTGTCTTTTCGCTTTCAAGAGAAGTAGGGAAGCGAATGGTGGAACAAGGGCAAGGCTCCATTATTACGATTGCATCGATGCTCTCGTTTCAAGGTGGTTTACGTGTTCCAGCGTATGCGGCAAGCAAGCATGCGGTTGCTGGATTGACAAAATCTCTCGCGAACGAATGGGGAAAGAAAGGGGTTCGCGTCAATGCGATTGCACCTGGTTACATGGTGACGTCCAACACAGAAGCGGTTCGAAACGATGAACAACGATATGAATCGATTTCTTCACGAATTCCGATGGGGCGATGGGGGCAGCCTGCTGATTTAAAAGGGCCGGTGGTGTTTCTTGCATCAGATGCTTCGTCGTATGTGAATGGGCATATTCTTGCAGTAGATGGTGGATGGTTAAGTTCATAA
- a CDS encoding carbohydrate ABC transporter permease, with the protein MNNHKNMQKITQVVLYAALVIVAIIVVAPFVWMVSISFDRLANIQVPFPPTFIPDPFSLFNYELVFENGRIFSAYLNSAFVTFCSVFLQISAALLGGYAFSKGQFKGKKLLFIMVLATMMIPIEARLIPLYTMFNSAGLLNTFWPVIVPSILYGFGVFLAKQFFDQVPDSLREAAQIDGASEFRTFFQVYAPLAGPITATLIILSFMGNWNEFVWPLVVLNSERLHTIPLFLASFSLENGTSLAGMTMALATMSVLPIIIVFVFLQRYIIQSIALSGLKE; encoded by the coding sequence ATGAATAACCATAAAAACATGCAGAAGATAACACAGGTCGTTTTGTATGCTGCTCTCGTAATCGTGGCGATCATTGTCGTCGCCCCTTTTGTGTGGATGGTAAGCATTAGCTTTGATCGACTGGCTAATATCCAAGTACCATTTCCACCAACGTTTATTCCGGACCCGTTTTCCTTGTTTAACTATGAGCTTGTGTTTGAAAACGGCCGCATTTTCAGCGCGTACCTGAATTCAGCGTTTGTTACGTTTTGCTCGGTTTTCTTACAAATCTCAGCTGCTTTGTTAGGAGGGTATGCGTTTTCTAAAGGGCAATTTAAAGGGAAAAAACTCTTGTTTATCATGGTGCTCGCAACGATGATGATTCCAATAGAAGCGAGACTCATTCCTCTTTACACCATGTTTAACTCAGCAGGGTTACTGAATACGTTTTGGCCTGTTATCGTACCGTCGATTTTATATGGATTTGGCGTGTTTCTTGCCAAACAGTTTTTTGATCAAGTTCCAGACAGCTTGCGTGAAGCCGCGCAAATTGATGGCGCTAGTGAATTCAGAACATTCTTTCAGGTTTATGCGCCGTTGGCAGGACCGATTACCGCCACGTTAATCATTTTATCGTTCATGGGCAATTGGAATGAATTCGTCTGGCCTCTTGTTGTGTTAAACTCGGAACGTTTGCACACCATTCCACTCTTTTTAGCAAGTTTTTCATTAGAAAATGGTACATCTCTCGCCGGAATGACCATGGCCCTTGCGACAATGAGCGTCTTGCCTATCATTATCGTCTTTGTCTTTTTACAGCGCTATATTATTCAAAGCATCGCACTAAGCGGTTTAAAAGAATAG
- a CDS encoding sugar phosphate isomerase/epimerase family protein: MKDKFAATLFTVRDELKSAGIGPVFQEIAEMGYAGIQLSGLPPGYDQDEVAYHLKKNGVATAGMHVSFDRLTNELDLVRQEAKKYGTTDVFCPYLPESLRTESGYREVKKALNGVAKAAPELRIGYHNHAFEFETQVEGMDALSYLLEPREDNAILAEIDVFWVAKGGHDPLSYVEPYKGRMPVIHLKDMTADEDRTFAEVGEGIIDFPPLLQWGERHGIEWYVVEQDVCKMAPMDSLRLSLSNLHRYADALQEQKQKK; this comes from the coding sequence ATGAAAGATAAGTTTGCTGCAACGTTATTTACGGTAAGGGATGAGTTGAAATCGGCAGGTATCGGTCCTGTTTTTCAAGAAATTGCGGAAATGGGCTATGCGGGTATTCAACTTTCTGGGTTGCCACCTGGCTATGATCAAGACGAAGTCGCCTACCATTTAAAAAAGAATGGTGTTGCTACGGCAGGGATGCACGTTTCATTTGACCGTTTGACAAACGAACTCGATCTTGTCAGACAAGAAGCAAAAAAATACGGGACAACTGACGTGTTTTGTCCGTATTTGCCTGAGTCTCTTCGTACGGAGAGTGGGTATCGTGAAGTGAAAAAGGCATTAAATGGGGTAGCGAAAGCAGCACCAGAGTTACGAATTGGCTATCACAATCATGCGTTTGAATTCGAAACGCAGGTTGAAGGAATGGATGCGCTCTCCTATTTACTAGAGCCACGTGAGGATAATGCGATTCTTGCTGAGATTGATGTATTTTGGGTAGCAAAAGGTGGGCATGATCCCCTTTCCTATGTGGAGCCTTACAAAGGAAGAATGCCGGTTATCCATTTGAAAGATATGACCGCAGATGAGGACCGAACGTTTGCAGAAGTAGGTGAAGGAATCATTGACTTCCCACCGCTCTTACAATGGGGAGAGCGGCATGGAATTGAGTGGTACGTCGTCGAGCAAGATGTATGCAAAATGGCGCCAATGGATAGTTTACGATTGAGTCTAAGCAACCTGCACCGTTATGCAGATGCGCTTCAGGAACAAAAGCAAAAAAAGTAA
- a CDS encoding AraC family transcriptional regulator: protein MSGLLPLNERLNFTYRANHKNVQSLPFHSHELAEIYYFHQGKCTYFIGDQILHLQPGDLILMNGLTLHCPKLFRDQPYVRSTLHFDQAYFQRIFETMGYPTMLATFTQVKPLLLPFRGAEKEKVEAYLKRLNDRHPLRESDEFARFQLAFMDFISFLSSHSDKHGDRPSSYMSQKEKTVQAIVGFIEANYQEDLKLEAIEVALHMSKYHLAKVFKEMTGATIFKYLYQRRVNQAKIEFLLHQTSVTEVCYQVGFNYPSHFTKVFKQLTGLTPEQYKRQAIAE, encoded by the coding sequence ATGAGCGGGCTTCTCCCACTTAACGAACGATTAAACTTTACGTATCGGGCAAATCATAAAAATGTTCAGAGCCTCCCCTTTCATTCTCACGAACTCGCTGAAATTTACTATTTTCATCAAGGAAAATGCACGTATTTCATTGGCGATCAAATCTTACATTTACAGCCTGGCGATCTGATTTTAATGAACGGTTTAACACTGCACTGTCCGAAGTTATTTCGCGATCAGCCCTATGTCCGTTCCACCCTTCATTTTGATCAAGCTTATTTTCAACGTATTTTTGAAACAATGGGCTATCCGACTATGCTTGCAACATTCACTCAAGTGAAACCGCTCCTCCTTCCGTTTCGAGGAGCGGAAAAGGAGAAAGTGGAGGCCTATTTGAAACGATTAAACGATCGTCATCCTTTAAGAGAGTCAGATGAATTTGCTCGCTTTCAACTTGCTTTTATGGATTTCATCTCGTTTCTATCGTCTCATTCCGATAAGCATGGAGATCGGCCTTCATCTTATATGAGTCAAAAAGAGAAGACGGTGCAAGCCATCGTGGGGTTTATTGAAGCGAATTATCAAGAGGACTTAAAACTTGAGGCGATTGAGGTTGCGTTGCATATGAGCAAGTATCATTTGGCGAAAGTGTTTAAAGAAATGACTGGGGCAACTATTTTTAAATATTTATACCAACGACGGGTCAATCAAGCAAAAATTGAATTTCTTCTCCACCAGACAAGCGTTACAGAAGTCTGTTACCAAGTCGGCTTTAACTATCCGTCCCACTTCACAAAAGTGTTCAAACAATTAACAGGCTTGACACCTGAACAATACAAGCGCCAAGCCATCGCTGAGTAA
- a CDS encoding Gfo/Idh/MocA family protein codes for MGKQDGMTYAPKGKPNQVVQPGEFLFAAIALDHGHIYGMCNGLMEAGGTLAAVYDPDPEKVARFTDAYPSVRVASSENEILTNSSIHLIAAAAIPSERANLGIRSMEAGKDYFTDKTPFTSLEQLELAKAAVKRTGRKYMVYFSERLHVESAVYAGELISNGAIGDVIQVTGFGPHRLQADNRPEWFFQKDNYGGILCDIGSHQIEQFLFYAGCSDAQILQSKVANYANPSFPELEDYGDATLVGNTGATQFFKVDWHTPDGLSTWGDGRTFITGTKGTIELRKYVDVAREKSGDHLYLVNQDGEHHLSLQGKVGYPFFGELILDCIHRTERAMTQAHAFKAAELCLLAQQQAVHLTSRENVR; via the coding sequence GTGGGAAAGCAGGACGGCATGACGTATGCACCAAAAGGAAAACCAAACCAAGTTGTACAGCCAGGGGAATTTTTATTTGCAGCCATCGCTCTTGATCATGGGCATATCTACGGGATGTGTAATGGATTGATGGAAGCAGGCGGGACACTGGCAGCGGTTTATGACCCAGACCCAGAGAAGGTTGCCCGCTTTACCGACGCGTACCCTAGCGTTCGTGTTGCTTCATCTGAAAACGAGATTCTGACGAATTCCTCCATCCACTTGATTGCGGCGGCCGCCATCCCGTCTGAGCGAGCGAACCTTGGCATTCGCTCCATGGAAGCAGGTAAAGATTATTTTACCGATAAAACCCCTTTTACAAGCCTTGAACAACTCGAATTAGCGAAAGCAGCCGTTAAGCGAACAGGAAGAAAGTATATGGTCTACTTTAGCGAGCGTCTTCACGTGGAATCCGCAGTCTATGCAGGTGAACTCATTTCGAATGGAGCGATTGGTGATGTCATTCAAGTGACAGGCTTTGGTCCTCATCGACTTCAAGCAGACAATCGACCTGAATGGTTTTTTCAAAAAGACAACTATGGTGGCATCCTCTGTGACATTGGTAGCCATCAGATCGAGCAGTTTTTGTTTTATGCGGGTTGCTCAGACGCTCAGATTCTTCAGAGTAAGGTTGCGAATTACGCAAACCCATCCTTTCCCGAATTAGAAGACTATGGAGACGCCACATTAGTTGGGAATACAGGGGCAACTCAATTTTTTAAAGTGGATTGGCACACGCCTGATGGGTTAAGCACATGGGGCGACGGTCGAACGTTTATTACAGGAACAAAAGGGACGATTGAACTCCGCAAGTATGTGGATGTCGCGCGCGAGAAGAGTGGGGATCACCTTTACTTAGTCAATCAAGATGGTGAGCACCATTTGTCGCTGCAAGGAAAAGTCGGTTATCCGTTTTTTGGTGAACTCATTCTAGACTGCATCCATAGGACGGAGCGAGCCATGACCCAAGCACACGCTTTTAAAGCAGCAGAACTCTGTTTACTTGCGCAACAACAAGCCGTTCATCTTACCTCAAGGGAGAATGTCCGATGA
- the kduI gene encoding 5-dehydro-4-deoxy-D-glucuronate isomerase, with product MDIRYEVNPIDFKSYSTSEVRKAFLIESLFQTDTLQWTYSHYDRLVIGGAVPVEKTLQLEWGDVLKTAYFLERREIAVINIGGEGTVNVDGESYSLVKRDCLYIGKGKEMVQFESKDATDPARFYLVSATAHQPYPTKKLPIADAVPTKLGTDAESNRRTIYKYIHQEGIQSCQLMVGMTLLEPNNMWNTMPAHLHDRRMEAYLYFDMAPASRVMHLMGQPNETRHIIVKNEQAIISPPWSIHSGVGTSHYTFIWAMAGENYTFTDMDPVPMEALT from the coding sequence ATGGATATTCGGTATGAAGTGAATCCGATTGATTTTAAGTCGTACAGCACAAGTGAGGTTCGAAAAGCATTTTTAATTGAATCGCTGTTCCAAACAGACACCTTGCAATGGACGTATTCGCATTATGATCGACTTGTTATAGGTGGAGCGGTACCTGTAGAGAAAACGTTACAATTGGAATGGGGCGATGTCTTAAAAACGGCTTATTTTTTAGAGCGGAGAGAAATCGCTGTGATCAATATTGGTGGTGAAGGGACAGTGAACGTGGATGGGGAATCCTATTCCCTCGTCAAACGAGATTGCTTGTACATTGGAAAAGGGAAGGAAATGGTCCAATTTGAAAGCAAGGACGCGACTGATCCGGCTCGGTTCTATCTCGTCTCTGCAACGGCGCATCAACCATATCCAACGAAGAAACTGCCGATCGCGGATGCGGTGCCGACTAAGCTTGGCACAGACGCAGAATCAAATCGCCGCACCATTTATAAGTATATTCATCAGGAAGGGATCCAAAGCTGCCAGCTCATGGTTGGCATGACGTTACTTGAGCCGAATAATATGTGGAATACGATGCCAGCTCATTTACACGATCGACGAATGGAAGCGTATCTGTACTTTGATATGGCGCCAGCTTCAAGGGTTATGCACCTTATGGGACAGCCCAACGAAACCCGTCACATCATTGTGAAAAACGAACAAGCGATTATTTCGCCACCGTGGTCTATTCATTCCGGTGTGGGAACAAGTCATTACACATTTATTTGGGCCATGGCAGGTGAGAATTATACATTCACCGATATGGATCCAGTTCCAATGGAAGCGTTAACGTAA
- a CDS encoding Gfo/Idh/MocA family protein, whose protein sequence is MDIVRIGIIGLGNMGTSHASYLYQNKIEGAVIGAFLEERSGRVAELQQHFDAIPFFTDEDAFFHSGLFDAVLIATPHYSHPRLAQKAFANGLHVLCEKPSGVFTSDVREMNEAAAKSGLVFSLMYNQRTKPIYQTLRKLIHDGELGSIRRMNWIITNWYRSQSYYDSSNWRATWAGEGGGVLINQCPHQLDLWGWLLQMEPKRLRGFCSFGKYRDIEVEDEVTTYLEYETGATGVFITTTAEAPGTNRLEVTGTRGKVVIENDELTFWQLETEEPAFNQSYKGGFGAPNSQLIPIEVKEGATDHEGITQNFVNAIRTGEPLLAPGEEGIYGLTLSNAMQLSTWIDDWVSFPLDESLYEKELTKRIQQSQGKNHATETTLDVSGSH, encoded by the coding sequence ATGGACATTGTACGCATTGGTATTATCGGGCTTGGTAATATGGGTACTTCGCACGCTTCTTACTTGTATCAAAACAAAATTGAAGGCGCTGTCATCGGGGCTTTTCTAGAGGAACGATCTGGGCGGGTGGCGGAATTACAACAACATTTTGATGCGATTCCTTTTTTTACAGATGAAGACGCCTTCTTCCATTCAGGGTTGTTTGATGCTGTATTAATCGCCACTCCTCACTATAGTCACCCTCGCCTCGCTCAAAAAGCATTCGCAAACGGGCTTCACGTTCTTTGCGAGAAACCTTCTGGTGTTTTCACGAGTGACGTACGTGAAATGAATGAAGCAGCCGCTAAAAGCGGTCTCGTCTTTTCCCTTATGTATAATCAACGAACGAAGCCTATCTATCAAACGTTGCGAAAGCTAATTCATGACGGTGAACTCGGATCGATTAGGCGAATGAACTGGATCATTACAAACTGGTATCGATCACAAAGTTACTACGATTCAAGTAACTGGCGCGCAACTTGGGCAGGAGAAGGTGGTGGTGTCCTTATTAATCAATGCCCCCATCAGCTCGACCTTTGGGGATGGTTACTTCAAATGGAGCCGAAGCGCCTGCGAGGGTTTTGTTCATTTGGTAAATATCGAGACATTGAGGTGGAAGACGAAGTAACGACCTACCTCGAATACGAAACAGGTGCGACCGGCGTCTTCATTACGACAACGGCTGAAGCACCCGGAACGAACCGGCTAGAAGTAACCGGAACGAGGGGAAAGGTCGTGATCGAGAACGATGAACTGACGTTTTGGCAGTTGGAAACAGAGGAACCCGCATTTAACCAATCGTACAAAGGTGGTTTCGGCGCACCAAACAGCCAACTTATTCCGATTGAAGTGAAAGAGGGTGCCACTGATCATGAAGGGATTACCCAAAACTTCGTCAATGCGATCCGAACAGGAGAGCCGTTGCTTGCGCCAGGTGAAGAAGGTATTTATGGGTTAACGCTTTCCAATGCGATGCAGCTCTCGACTTGGATTGATGATTGGGTGTCCTTTCCACTCGATGAATCGTTGTATGAAAAAGAATTAACAAAGCGCATTCAGCAATCTCAAGGAAAGAATCATGCTACTGAAACGACATTGGATGTGTCTGGTAGTCATTAA
- a CDS encoding carbohydrate ABC transporter permease encodes MKTGVEMPANVQTRRNKSIKSTLSWYVFLLPTFLGVACFIVYPVFESFRLSFYNSNGTIETWVGLTNYQRVLSQGAFWNAVYNTFYIAFFQLLLAIPIGFILASMINRINRFKSVFKVMFFLPNVTSIVAAAMIFMFVLQPEVGLINHVLDTLGLPTSPWLSDPGTSKWGVILLTIWHWIGFVIIICLANLQAISPELYEASEIDGATGFQQWLFITIPNMAGTFAFLIIMGWISGLQRFQEIFVLGGAGGSPGRSLQTMVALIYERGFGGFEFGIASAITVLLFLIILLFTVLNIKLTRLKL; translated from the coding sequence ATGAAAACAGGGGTTGAGATGCCTGCAAATGTCCAAACGAGACGGAACAAATCAATCAAATCAACACTTAGCTGGTACGTCTTTTTATTACCGACGTTTCTAGGTGTTGCTTGTTTTATAGTCTACCCTGTTTTCGAATCATTCCGTTTAAGTTTTTATAACTCAAACGGAACGATTGAAACGTGGGTAGGCTTAACGAACTATCAGCGCGTTCTAAGTCAGGGTGCATTTTGGAATGCTGTATACAATACATTTTATATCGCTTTCTTTCAATTGCTGTTAGCCATTCCAATCGGGTTTATTTTAGCGAGTATGATTAATCGTATTAACCGCTTTAAAAGTGTGTTTAAAGTGATGTTCTTCTTACCAAACGTTACGTCCATTGTCGCCGCAGCGATGATCTTTATGTTCGTGCTCCAGCCGGAAGTTGGCTTAATTAACCATGTGTTAGATACCCTTGGCTTACCAACATCACCGTGGTTGTCCGATCCGGGAACATCAAAATGGGGCGTTATTTTACTCACAATTTGGCATTGGATTGGATTTGTCATTATTATCTGTCTGGCGAACTTACAGGCAATCTCGCCTGAACTTTATGAAGCATCGGAAATCGACGGTGCTACAGGATTTCAACAATGGCTCTTTATTACCATTCCGAATATGGCAGGAACTTTTGCTTTTCTTATTATTATGGGCTGGATTTCTGGATTGCAGCGATTTCAAGAAATCTTTGTATTAGGAGGAGCCGGGGGAAGTCCTGGAAGGTCGTTACAAACGATGGTTGCCCTTATTTATGAGCGTGGTTTTGGCGGATTTGAGTTTGGCATTGCTTCGGCGATTACCGTTCTTTTATTTCTGATTATTCTGCTCTTTACGGTGCTCAACATCAAACTAACTCGCTTAAAGCTTTAG
- a CDS encoding AraC family transcriptional regulator gives MSKPSFQFIPEHKKAVVWHNNKTSFPIEYYHWHQGFELLIVFKGSGNVILNQRVTPIKPGRLFFFQPFQLHHVATLKNEPYERSTLHFDPLHTERLLHMYPSMLQLFYHMQNDTFEHQFIDFTQDFSYIQQLCQLYDESLGTCPLKEQVDRENVFLIQLLGYVQHQLKHHSPSLQTRNLPYAERVMRWIEANLSRPFKLDELADELFLSKSYISKRFRLETGSSITTYLTARRMKEACHLLQTSTLSLEAICSRIGITNVSYFIQMFRRELQTTPHQYRLNLQKQ, from the coding sequence GTGAGTAAACCGTCATTCCAGTTCATACCAGAGCACAAAAAGGCGGTTGTCTGGCATAACAATAAAACGAGCTTTCCGATTGAATACTATCACTGGCACCAAGGTTTCGAGCTATTAATTGTCTTTAAAGGCTCTGGAAATGTGATTTTAAATCAGCGTGTGACACCGATAAAGCCAGGGAGGTTGTTCTTTTTTCAACCGTTTCAATTACACCACGTTGCCACATTAAAGAATGAACCTTATGAACGATCAACCCTTCACTTTGATCCACTTCACACCGAGAGACTTCTACACATGTACCCTTCTATGCTTCAACTCTTTTACCACATGCAAAACGATACGTTTGAACATCAGTTCATTGACTTTACCCAAGACTTCTCCTATATTCAACAGCTTTGTCAGCTTTACGACGAGAGCTTAGGAACTTGCCCATTAAAAGAGCAAGTCGATCGAGAAAATGTGTTCCTTATTCAGTTGTTAGGCTATGTCCAACATCAGCTAAAACACCATTCACCCAGCTTACAAACCCGGAATCTCCCCTATGCAGAACGGGTCATGCGCTGGATTGAAGCGAATCTCTCAAGACCGTTTAAGCTTGATGAACTAGCAGATGAATTATTCTTATCTAAATCGTACATTTCAAAACGTTTTCGTCTAGAGACAGGCAGTAGCATCACGACTTACTTAACCGCCAGAAGAATGAAAGAAGCCTGCCATTTGTTGCAAACCAGTACCCTATCGTTAGAAGCCATTTGTTCACGAATTGGCATCACAAATGTCTCTTATTTCATTCAAATGTTCAGACGCGAGCTGCAAACCACTCCCCACCAATATCGACTAAATTTGCAGAAGCAATGA
- a CDS encoding glycoside hydrolase family 88 protein has translation MITEKTRMTTMQLNEKVMEMAKSIGEKSPHATNAEGHYDDLNVDWWTSGFYPGLLWLMHDLTGDPFYRAQAEPWTEKIEAAFDAHPIVLHHDVGFQFLLTAVMDYEQTGSENSLRVGLKAANYLAGRFNPVGGFIKAWNGDEKKGWAIIDCMMNISLLYWASTVTNDPSYAHIANQHADTTLKYGVREDGTTSHILSFDPHTGAFIEALGGQGEAADSAWSRGNAWALYGFANAYRHTGKEAYLIAAKKIAHHFIAALPEDDVPLWDFRCVERDHAPKDSSAGAIAASGLLEIEEAVDPKEKQLYGQAARRLVKGLTSHALAPSQSEAILSFATGHCPAGRDINVSLIYGDYYYAEAIAKLDGWKRRIF, from the coding sequence ATGATTACAGAGAAAACACGAATGACAACCATGCAACTGAACGAAAAGGTTATGGAGATGGCAAAGAGCATAGGGGAGAAATCACCTCATGCCACGAACGCTGAAGGGCATTACGATGACCTGAACGTTGATTGGTGGACATCTGGGTTTTATCCAGGCTTATTATGGCTGATGCACGACCTTACGGGTGACCCGTTTTATCGTGCACAAGCAGAACCATGGACGGAAAAAATTGAAGCCGCTTTCGATGCCCATCCAATTGTGCTCCACCATGATGTTGGATTTCAGTTTCTCTTAACAGCGGTCATGGATTATGAACAAACTGGAAGTGAAAATAGCTTACGAGTAGGGCTAAAGGCGGCAAATTACTTAGCTGGTCGTTTTAACCCTGTTGGTGGCTTTATTAAGGCATGGAATGGCGATGAAAAAAAAGGATGGGCGATTATTGATTGCATGATGAACATCTCCTTACTTTATTGGGCAAGCACTGTTACCAATGATCCAAGCTATGCCCATATTGCCAATCAACATGCAGATACAACTCTTAAATATGGTGTTCGAGAAGATGGGACGACAAGCCATATTCTTTCTTTTGATCCCCACACTGGGGCTTTTATTGAAGCGTTAGGGGGCCAAGGGGAGGCTGCCGATTCAGCATGGAGTAGAGGAAATGCGTGGGCACTTTACGGCTTTGCAAATGCCTATCGACATACTGGAAAGGAGGCGTATTTAATAGCGGCAAAGAAGATTGCACACCACTTTATTGCGGCTTTACCAGAAGATGACGTACCTCTATGGGATTTCCGGTGTGTTGAACGTGACCATGCACCTAAAGACAGTTCGGCAGGTGCAATTGCAGCATCAGGTCTTTTAGAAATAGAGGAAGCCGTTGATCCAAAGGAAAAGCAACTCTATGGACAGGCGGCTAGACGATTGGTGAAAGGGCTAACTTCCCATGCGCTTGCACCGAGTCAATCTGAAGCCATTCTTTCTTTTGCAACGGGCCATTGTCCAGCTGGACGCGATATCAATGTCTCCCTTATTTATGGAGACTATTACTACGCAGAAGCAATTGCTAAGCTAGATGGCTGGAAGCGACGAATCTTCTAA
- a CDS encoding DeoR/GlpR family DNA-binding transcription regulator — translation MLTIERHERLLAYLAEHKSIRVSEASKQLNVTEKTIRLDLEALEAKHFLKRVHGGAVLLETETSLYPIQKRQQSHGEKKREIALKAKICLADHDVILLDGGSTTVAFAETLGDQPLTVITNDIQVGAVLYQKEKIQLIMLGGVRQGTSSALYSKETMNMLDSFYVKKAFIGTTGISVKNGLSVLNQQHIEWKKKIITAGEEVILLADSTKFGQTGLMTFADVNALDRIVTDTQIDESIKAALIKQGIQVY, via the coding sequence ATGTTAACGATTGAACGGCATGAACGTTTACTCGCTTATTTAGCTGAACATAAGTCCATCCGGGTATCCGAAGCGAGTAAGCAATTGAACGTAACAGAAAAAACCATCCGCCTTGATTTAGAGGCGCTTGAAGCCAAGCATTTCCTTAAGCGTGTACATGGTGGAGCCGTTTTGCTAGAGACAGAGACAAGCTTGTATCCCATTCAAAAAAGACAGCAGAGCCACGGCGAAAAGAAAAGGGAAATCGCTTTAAAAGCCAAGATATGCTTAGCGGATCACGACGTCATCTTGCTAGATGGAGGCAGCACTACGGTGGCATTTGCTGAAACGTTAGGCGATCAACCACTAACGGTTATTACAAATGACATTCAAGTAGGAGCTGTGCTCTACCAGAAAGAAAAAATTCAACTCATCATGCTAGGAGGCGTTCGTCAAGGAACGAGTTCTGCTCTTTATAGCAAAGAGACAATGAACATGCTTGATTCCTTTTATGTAAAGAAAGCATTTATCGGCACGACTGGTATCTCAGTCAAGAATGGATTGTCGGTATTAAATCAACAACATATTGAATGGAAGAAAAAAATAATCACTGCTGGAGAAGAAGTGATTCTACTGGCAGATTCAACAAAATTTGGTCAGACCGGATTAATGACATTTGCTGATGTAAACGCACTTGACAGGATTGTGACAGATACGCAAATCGACGAATCCATAAAAGCAGCGTTGATTAAACAAGGCATACAAGTGTATTAA